A portion of the Pseudomonas sp. PSE14 genome contains these proteins:
- a CDS encoding ABC transporter permease has product MTKPSGLALPAPRPALASPRLPWVSASRALPWLVPSALALLWWVASHRHWMSAQILPTPELVLQAARELLGGELWLQLGISLKRLAWGLLAGIASGAALGAWLGFSRRAERLILPTFSALAQVPTLAWIPLFMLFFGIGELLKLVVLIKAVIVPVTLHTLVGVRDAQPRLREAAAVLRLPRHLLVWRLILPAALPAFLTGVRLALAQGWTSLLAVELLASSEGIGYLMVQARQLFMLDTVFVCILVIGLVGAAMDRGLQALDKRLLHWPQQATGELRRSAHGHGWQRLQPWLLPLALLALWQAASAFDWVDPAILASPASVAVALWQGLLDGSLPGALLASLKRTLGGLLLGGALGFALGLTLGLLRPAERLLGPSFAALRQVAIFAWVPLLTAWFGLGETAKVVFVGLAAFFPLLLATQRGVASLPPQLSEAALALRLSPWQRLRRLVLPGAAPSVFAGIRLALIYAWLGTIGAEYFMPSNGGIGSLMIGAQQLFRMDLVGAGMLLVGLTGALLAALGHRIEARATRWRHA; this is encoded by the coding sequence ATTACAAAGCCCTCCGGCCTTGCCCTCCCCGCTCCCCGTCCGGCGCTCGCTTCACCGCGCCTGCCGTGGGTTTCGGCCTCCCGCGCGCTACCCTGGCTGGTGCCGTCCGCCCTGGCGTTGCTGTGGTGGGTCGCCAGCCACCGACACTGGATGTCGGCGCAGATCCTGCCGACCCCGGAGCTGGTGCTGCAGGCCGCCCGCGAGCTGCTGGGCGGCGAGCTCTGGCTGCAACTGGGCATCAGCCTGAAGCGCCTGGCCTGGGGCCTGCTCGCCGGCATCGCCAGCGGGGCCGCCCTGGGCGCCTGGCTGGGCTTCAGCCGACGCGCCGAACGGTTGATCCTGCCGACCTTCAGCGCCCTGGCGCAGGTCCCGACCCTGGCCTGGATTCCGCTGTTCATGCTGTTCTTCGGCATTGGCGAGTTGCTCAAGCTGGTGGTGCTGATCAAGGCGGTGATCGTTCCGGTCACCCTGCACACTCTGGTCGGCGTGCGCGACGCCCAGCCGCGCCTGCGCGAAGCCGCCGCCGTGCTGCGCCTGCCCCGTCACCTGCTGGTGTGGCGGCTGATCCTGCCGGCGGCGTTGCCAGCCTTCCTCACCGGCGTCCGCCTGGCCCTGGCACAGGGCTGGACCTCGCTGCTGGCCGTGGAGCTGCTGGCCTCCAGCGAAGGCATCGGCTACCTGATGGTGCAGGCGCGCCAGCTGTTCATGCTCGACACGGTGTTCGTCTGCATCCTGGTCATCGGCCTGGTGGGCGCGGCCATGGACCGTGGCCTCCAGGCCCTGGACAAGCGCCTGCTGCACTGGCCGCAGCAGGCCACCGGCGAGCTGCGCCGCAGTGCGCACGGGCACGGCTGGCAACGGCTGCAACCCTGGCTGCTGCCGCTGGCGCTGCTCGCCCTGTGGCAGGCTGCCAGCGCCTTCGACTGGGTCGATCCGGCCATCCTCGCCAGCCCTGCCTCGGTGGCCGTCGCCCTGTGGCAAGGGCTGCTCGACGGCAGCCTGCCCGGTGCGCTGCTGGCCAGCCTGAAACGCACCCTCGGCGGCCTGCTGCTGGGCGGTGCGCTGGGCTTCGCCCTGGGTCTCACGCTCGGTCTGCTGCGTCCCGCCGAGCGCCTGTTGGGCCCGAGCTTCGCCGCGCTGCGGCAGGTGGCGATTTTCGCCTGGGTGCCACTGCTCACCGCCTGGTTCGGCCTGGGCGAGACGGCCAAGGTGGTGTTCGTCGGCCTGGCCGCCTTCTTCCCGCTGCTGCTGGCCACTCAGCGCGGCGTCGCCAGCCTGCCGCCGCAACTGAGCGAAGCAGCCCTCGCCCTGCGCCTGTCGCCGTGGCAGCGGCTACGCCGGCTGGTGCTGCCGGGAGCCGCGCCCTCGGTGTTCGCCGGCATCCGCCTGGCGCTGATCTACGCCTGGCTGGGCACCATCGGCGCCGAATACTTCATGCCGTCCAACGGCGGCATCGGCAGCCTGATGATCGGCGCCCAGCAGCTGTTCCGCATGGACCTGGTCGGCGCCGGCATGTTGTTGGTCGGCCTCACCGGCGCCCTGCTCGCCGCCCTCGGACACCGCATCGAAGCGCGCGCGACGCGCTGGAGACACGCATGA
- a CDS encoding ABC transporter substrate-binding protein, with the protein MKALTQQLLSLFAAPVLAGLLGAYPTFTQAAPVKEIRIAVPDVSAGPKPSGGGIVDVLTTRQLLEKEFAADGIAIKWTFFKGAGPVINEALANDQVDFAYLGDLAAIIGKSSGLDTRLLAATARDVNHYLGVQPGSDIKSLADLKDKRVGIFRGTASQLSFDNALASAGLSEKDLKVINLDFSAALAALAAKQIDATWGLAGLFALREKGLADIVLSTHDLGGAGTLQAGLVGNGAFVDAHPDLTERLLKVQLQAVQWASAEANRDAYIDLVSKQANYPAVIFRSEYQDRALAEVLSPKLDAGFLAKLDASIQAAKRYGLIRREFKAADWAKPELQEAAGKQIAGQPVAAIQ; encoded by the coding sequence ATGAAGGCCCTCACCCAACAGTTGCTGTCCCTCTTCGCCGCACCGGTGCTGGCCGGCCTGCTCGGCGCTTATCCGACCTTCACCCAGGCCGCGCCAGTGAAGGAAATCCGTATCGCCGTCCCCGACGTCAGCGCCGGCCCGAAGCCGTCCGGCGGCGGCATCGTCGACGTGCTCACCACCCGCCAGTTGCTGGAAAAGGAATTCGCCGCCGACGGCATCGCCATCAAGTGGACCTTCTTCAAGGGCGCCGGCCCGGTGATCAACGAAGCCCTGGCCAACGACCAGGTGGACTTCGCCTACCTCGGCGATCTCGCGGCGATCATCGGCAAATCCAGCGGCCTGGACACTCGCCTGCTGGCCGCCACCGCGCGCGACGTCAATCACTACCTCGGCGTGCAGCCGGGCTCGGACATCAAGTCCCTGGCCGACCTCAAGGACAAGCGCGTGGGGATCTTCCGCGGCACCGCGAGCCAGTTGTCCTTCGACAACGCCCTGGCCAGCGCCGGGCTCTCCGAGAAGGACCTGAAGGTGATCAACCTCGACTTCAGCGCCGCGCTGGCGGCTCTGGCGGCGAAGCAGATCGACGCTACCTGGGGCCTGGCCGGCCTGTTCGCCCTGCGCGAGAAGGGGCTGGCGGACATCGTCCTGAGCACCCACGACCTCGGCGGCGCCGGCACCCTGCAGGCGGGGCTGGTGGGTAACGGCGCGTTCGTCGACGCCCATCCCGACCTCACCGAGCGGCTGCTGAAGGTGCAGTTGCAGGCGGTGCAGTGGGCCAGCGCCGAGGCCAACCGCGATGCCTACATTGACCTGGTGTCGAAGCAGGCCAACTACCCGGCGGTGATCTTCCGTAGCGAGTATCAGGATCGTGCTCTGGCGGAGGTGTTGTCGCCGAAGCTGGATGCGGGGTTCCTGGCGAAGCTGGATGCGTCCATTCAGGCCGCGAAGCGCTACGGGTTGATCCGGCGGGAGTTCAAGGCGGCGGATTGGGCGAAGCCGGAGTTGCAGGAGGCGGCGGGCAAGCAGATCGCGGGGCAGCCGGTGGCGGCGATCCAGTGA
- a CDS encoding ABC transporter ATP-binding protein — translation MNAFTSQALVSFRQVAKRFPVDGRELQAIERFDLEIAEGEFIAIVGASGCGKSTLLRLLVGLDREFQGEIRIAGKPIDGIGGERGIVFQEHRLFPWLTVEQNIELGLVNEPLSATGKAGKVADYLQLVGLKGFERAYPHQLSGGMAQRVAIARGLVASPRILLLDEPFGALDALTRQQLQEELLRIRQRERITTVLVTHDVEEALFLADRVVVMAPRPGRIKRIVEVPLAHPRERGGFDFLRLREALLHELTGDGDYVAPQPRRVEDLPFEFIAC, via the coding sequence ATGAACGCCTTCACTTCCCAGGCGCTGGTGAGCTTTCGCCAGGTCGCCAAACGCTTTCCCGTGGACGGCCGCGAGCTGCAGGCCATCGAACGCTTCGACCTGGAGATCGCCGAGGGCGAGTTCATCGCCATCGTCGGCGCCAGCGGCTGCGGCAAGTCGACCCTGCTGCGCCTGCTGGTCGGCCTGGACCGCGAGTTCCAGGGCGAAATCCGCATCGCCGGCAAACCCATCGACGGCATCGGCGGCGAGCGCGGCATCGTCTTCCAGGAACACCGCCTGTTCCCCTGGCTGACGGTGGAGCAGAACATCGAACTCGGCCTGGTCAACGAACCGCTGAGCGCCACCGGCAAGGCCGGCAAGGTCGCCGACTACCTGCAGCTGGTGGGCCTGAAGGGCTTCGAGCGAGCCTACCCGCACCAGCTTTCCGGCGGCATGGCGCAGCGCGTGGCCATCGCCCGGGGGCTGGTGGCCAGCCCGCGCATCCTGCTGCTGGACGAACCCTTCGGCGCCCTCGACGCGCTGACCCGCCAGCAGTTACAGGAAGAGCTGCTGCGCATCCGCCAGCGCGAGCGGATCACCACCGTGCTGGTCACCCACGACGTGGAGGAGGCGCTGTTCCTCGCCGACCGCGTGGTGGTGATGGCGCCGCGGCCGGGGCGGATCAAGCGGATCGTCGAGGTGCCACTGGCGCATCCGCGCGAGCGCGGCGGCTTCGACTTCCTGCGCCTGCGCGAGGCGCTGCTGCACGAGTTGACCGGCGATGGCGATTACGTCGCGCCGCAGCCCAGGCGGGTCGAGGACCTGCCGTTCGAGTTCATTGCCTGCTGA
- a CDS encoding TonB-dependent receptor codes for MSSRQHFPSIAPRRLRAPDYAIILLLALGGALPVLAEEQDEDTTTATTTATPAATATKAEPAKADATLGKVTVTARRREEDSQKVPTPITVLGGETLESQRIYKVQDLQQVLPSVNVAFIHARQSSIAVRGIGNNPASDGLEGSAGVYLDNVYLGRPGMAVFDLLDIEQLELLRGPQGTLFGKNTTAGVLNISTRAPTFTPERSVEVSGGQDGYFQGKGTVSGALTETLAGRVSAYRTRDDGYIKNVYDDNDLNGGARQGIRGQLLFKPNDDFDLRWINDYNEEDSSNGSMVVYGAADRFWQRAAAVGASPIRDPDRHKVNINGRQNVSVHQGGSSVEANWNLDGGFKLTSISAYRYWHFTPANDEQLNVSAINNTGVEVHDRQFSQEIRLASPTGGAFDYVLGAYAFNQNLGNKTFTDYGPLADQYLLGTNLNALNNTYTKANGKIETDSFALFSQGTWHLTDKLDFTAGLRGTYEEKAAKVERFAPVGGAPVTGAGAVVRRNQLGAYDSGDLSLYSFAPSALLSLSYQFSDDLLGYASLSHGEKSGGVNLAVASAPTAGADSLLVGPERANDAELGIKSTLFDNRLQLNTNIFWTGIHGYQATTLYQPPGSTQLVSVLSNAGSVRSRGLEFEATALPVRGLTLNFNGSYNDVTYLSFKDAPCPAEVSTKPGAPATCDLTGEDVVGASKWIANLNGEYTWNLDDGVRPYVTGSYAYRSEAEGTLDNSDLSKIDGYGLVNLSAGLRKDIGDGQLDASIWLKNAFDKDYYLAAFASINGSYTASVGQPRTLGASVRYDF; via the coding sequence ATGAGTTCGAGACAGCATTTCCCCTCCATCGCCCCGCGCCGGCTGCGTGCGCCGGACTACGCCATCATCCTGCTGCTGGCCCTCGGCGGCGCGCTGCCGGTCCTTGCCGAGGAGCAGGACGAGGACACGACCACCGCCACCACCACCGCGACGCCTGCCGCCACCGCCACCAAGGCCGAGCCCGCCAAGGCCGATGCCACCCTGGGCAAGGTCACCGTCACCGCCCGCCGCCGCGAGGAGGACTCGCAGAAGGTGCCGACGCCGATCACCGTGCTCGGCGGCGAGACCCTGGAAAGCCAGCGCATCTACAAGGTGCAGGACCTGCAGCAGGTGCTGCCGAGCGTCAACGTCGCCTTCATCCATGCGCGCCAGTCGAGCATCGCGGTGCGCGGCATCGGCAACAACCCGGCCAGCGATGGCCTGGAAGGCAGCGCCGGGGTCTATCTGGACAACGTCTACCTGGGCCGCCCCGGCATGGCGGTATTCGACCTGCTGGACATCGAGCAGCTGGAACTGCTGCGCGGCCCGCAGGGCACGCTGTTCGGCAAGAACACCACCGCCGGCGTGCTGAACATCAGCACCCGCGCGCCGACCTTCACCCCCGAGCGCAGCGTCGAGGTGTCCGGCGGCCAGGACGGCTACTTCCAGGGCAAGGGCACGGTATCCGGTGCGCTGACCGAGACCCTGGCCGGGCGCGTGTCGGCCTACCGCACCCGCGACGACGGCTACATCAAGAACGTCTACGACGACAACGACCTCAACGGCGGCGCGCGCCAGGGCATCCGTGGGCAGCTGCTGTTCAAGCCCAACGACGATTTCGACCTGCGCTGGATCAACGACTACAACGAGGAGGATTCCAGCAACGGCAGCATGGTGGTGTACGGCGCCGCCGACCGCTTCTGGCAGCGCGCCGCCGCCGTGGGCGCCTCGCCGATCCGCGACCCGGACCGGCACAAGGTCAACATCAACGGCCGGCAGAACGTCAGCGTGCATCAGGGCGGCAGCTCGGTGGAGGCCAACTGGAACCTCGATGGCGGCTTCAAGCTGACCTCCATCAGCGCCTACCGCTACTGGCACTTCACCCCGGCCAACGACGAGCAGCTCAACGTCTCGGCGATCAACAACACCGGTGTGGAAGTCCACGACCGCCAGTTCTCCCAGGAAATCCGCCTGGCTTCGCCCACCGGGGGCGCCTTCGACTACGTGCTCGGCGCCTACGCGTTCAACCAGAACCTGGGCAACAAGACCTTCACCGATTACGGCCCCCTGGCCGACCAGTACCTGCTGGGCACCAACCTCAACGCGCTGAACAACACCTACACCAAGGCCAACGGCAAGATCGAGACCGACAGCTTCGCGCTGTTCTCCCAGGGCACCTGGCACCTCACCGACAAGCTGGATTTCACCGCCGGCCTGCGCGGCACCTATGAGGAAAAGGCCGCCAAGGTCGAACGTTTCGCCCCGGTAGGTGGCGCGCCGGTGACGGGCGCGGGCGCGGTGGTGCGGCGCAACCAGCTGGGCGCCTACGATTCGGGCGACCTCAGCCTGTACAGCTTCGCCCCCTCGGCGCTGCTGAGCCTGAGCTACCAGTTCAGCGATGACCTGCTGGGCTACGCCTCGCTGTCCCATGGCGAGAAGTCCGGCGGTGTGAACCTGGCCGTGGCCAGTGCGCCGACCGCCGGGGCGGACTCCCTGCTGGTCGGCCCGGAGCGCGCCAACGATGCCGAACTGGGGATCAAGTCGACCCTGTTCGACAACCGCCTGCAGCTCAACACCAACATCTTCTGGACCGGCATCCACGGCTACCAGGCGACCACCCTGTACCAGCCGCCGGGCTCGACCCAGCTGGTCTCGGTGCTCTCCAACGCCGGCAGCGTGCGCTCGCGCGGCCTGGAGTTCGAAGCTACGGCATTGCCCGTGCGCGGCCTGACGCTGAACTTCAACGGCTCCTACAACGACGTCACCTACCTGTCGTTCAAGGACGCCCCGTGCCCGGCGGAGGTGTCCACCAAACCCGGCGCGCCGGCCACCTGCGACCTCACCGGCGAGGACGTGGTGGGCGCCTCGAAGTGGATCGCCAACCTCAACGGCGAATACACCTGGAACCTCGACGACGGCGTCCGCCCCTACGTGACCGGCAGCTACGCCTACCGCTCCGAGGCTGAGGGCACGCTGGACAACTCCGACCTCTCGAAGATCGACGGCTACGGGCTGGTGAACCTTTCCGCCGGCCTGCGCAAGGACATCGGTGACGGCCAGCTGGACGCCTCGATCTGGCTGAAGAACGCCTTCGACAAGGACTACTACCTGGCCGCCTTCGCCAGCATCAACGGCTCCTACACCGCCTCGGTGGGGCAGCCGCGCACGCTGGGCGCCTCGGTCCGTTACGACTTCTGA
- a CDS encoding TauD/TfdA family dioxygenase encodes MTQPALKQSTPEPFAIVPLDAPLGAEVRGLDAREPLTPEQILAIKQAHRDYHILIFKNQQLDDEQYLRFATLFGAVFQPPTDVPVLSSGADGKAPDIVKVANTGDGELGNFALPAHVDHQWTPVPSSGSFLYALEVPKTGGETLFTNLERAYQTLDEATRAEIDPLKLINYNPFIRLKSGGYNGGFVRYRTPDIEPIQGTEHPLVRTHPESGKRVLFLSVHTEVEIPGHDPQQGAALIERLREHLQRPELSYTHRWEVGDIVWWDNQATLHARNAFPASERRRLKRISLSGSRPF; translated from the coding sequence ATGACCCAACCCGCCCTCAAACAATCCACCCCCGAACCCTTCGCCATCGTCCCCCTCGACGCGCCGCTGGGCGCCGAGGTACGTGGCCTGGACGCCCGCGAGCCGCTGACCCCGGAGCAGATCCTGGCGATCAAGCAGGCCCACCGCGACTACCACATTCTGATTTTCAAGAACCAGCAACTCGACGACGAGCAGTACCTGCGCTTCGCCACCCTGTTCGGCGCGGTGTTCCAGCCGCCGACGGACGTGCCGGTGCTCTCCTCCGGCGCCGACGGCAAGGCGCCGGATATCGTCAAGGTGGCCAATACCGGCGACGGCGAGCTGGGCAATTTCGCCCTGCCGGCCCACGTCGATCACCAGTGGACGCCGGTGCCGTCTTCCGGCTCTTTCCTCTACGCGCTGGAGGTGCCGAAGACCGGCGGCGAAACCCTGTTCACCAACCTGGAGCGCGCCTATCAAACGCTGGACGAGGCGACCCGCGCCGAGATCGATCCGCTCAAGCTGATCAACTACAACCCCTTCATCCGTCTCAAGAGCGGCGGTTACAACGGCGGCTTCGTGCGCTACCGCACGCCGGACATCGAGCCGATCCAGGGCACCGAGCACCCGCTGGTGCGCACCCATCCGGAGAGCGGTAAGCGTGTGCTGTTCCTCTCGGTGCACACCGAGGTGGAAATCCCCGGCCATGATCCGCAGCAGGGCGCGGCGCTGATCGAGCGGCTGCGCGAACACCTGCAGCGGCCGGAGCTGAGCTACACGCACCGGTGGGAAGTGGGCGATATCGTCTGGTGGGACAACCAGGCCACGCTGCATGCGCGCAACGCGTTCCCGGCCAGCGAGCGGCGGCGCCTCAAACGCATCAGCCTGAGTGGTAGCCGTCCGTTTTGA
- a CDS encoding 8-oxoguanine deaminase encodes MPSTRLWLRNPLAVFTANDQDARGGIVVQDGRIVELVAAGQQPKAPCEQTFDASQHVLTPGLINTHHHFYQTLTRAWAPVVNQPLFPWLKTLYPVWARLTPDQLGVATKVALAELLLSGCTTAADHHYLFPDGLEQAIDVQAGVVQELGMRAMLTRGSMSLGEADGGLPPQQTVQSAEAILDDSQRLIREYHQRGDGAQVQIALAPCSPFSVTPEIMRASAELAEREDVRLHTHLAETLDEEDFCLQRFGQRTVDYLDSVGWLGPRTWLAHGIHFNDEEIRRLGEAGTGVCHCPSSNMRLASGICPTVALEEAGAPVGIGVDGSASNDASNMILEARQALYIQRLRYGAEKITPERALGWATKGSAKLIGRSDIGELAVGKQADLALFKLDELRFSGSHDPLSALLLCGADKADRIMIGGTWRVIDGEVEGLDLKRLIADHTQAARKLLGTL; translated from the coding sequence ATGCCTTCTACCCGTCTCTGGCTGCGCAATCCGCTCGCCGTCTTCACTGCCAACGATCAGGACGCCCGCGGCGGCATCGTCGTGCAGGACGGCCGCATCGTCGAACTGGTCGCCGCCGGCCAGCAGCCCAAGGCTCCCTGCGAGCAGACCTTCGACGCCAGCCAGCACGTGCTGACGCCCGGCCTGATCAACACCCACCACCACTTCTACCAGACCCTCACCCGCGCCTGGGCGCCGGTGGTGAACCAGCCGCTGTTCCCCTGGCTGAAGACCCTCTACCCGGTATGGGCGCGCCTGACCCCTGACCAGTTGGGCGTGGCCACCAAGGTGGCCCTGGCCGAGCTGCTGCTCTCGGGCTGCACCACCGCCGCCGACCACCACTACCTGTTCCCCGATGGCCTGGAGCAAGCCATCGACGTGCAGGCCGGCGTGGTTCAGGAACTGGGCATGCGCGCCATGCTCACCCGTGGCTCCATGAGCCTGGGCGAAGCCGACGGCGGCCTGCCGCCGCAGCAGACCGTGCAGAGCGCCGAAGCCATCCTCGACGACAGCCAGCGCCTGATCCGCGAGTACCACCAGCGCGGCGACGGCGCCCAGGTGCAGATCGCCCTGGCGCCCTGCTCGCCCTTCTCGGTGACCCCGGAAATCATGCGCGCCAGTGCCGAACTGGCTGAGCGCGAAGACGTGCGCCTGCACACCCACCTCGCCGAAACCCTCGACGAGGAAGACTTCTGCCTGCAGCGCTTCGGCCAGCGCACCGTGGACTACCTGGACAGTGTCGGCTGGCTCGGCCCGCGCACCTGGCTGGCCCACGGTATCCACTTCAATGACGAGGAAATCCGCCGCCTGGGCGAAGCCGGCACCGGCGTCTGCCATTGCCCCAGCTCGAACATGCGCCTGGCCTCGGGCATCTGCCCGACCGTGGCCCTGGAAGAAGCCGGCGCGCCGGTGGGTATCGGCGTGGACGGCTCGGCCTCCAACGACGCCTCCAACATGATCCTCGAAGCCCGCCAGGCCCTGTACATCCAGCGCCTGCGCTACGGCGCCGAGAAGATCACCCCGGAACGCGCGCTGGGCTGGGCCACCAAGGGTTCGGCCAAGCTCATCGGCCGCAGCGACATCGGCGAACTGGCCGTGGGCAAGCAGGCGGACCTGGCGCTGTTCAAGCTCGACGAGCTGCGCTTCTCCGGCAGCCACGACCCGCTCTCCGCGCTGCTGCTGTGCGGCGCCGACAAGGCCGACCGGATCATGATCGGCGGCACCTGGCGGGTCATCGACGGCGAAGTCGAAGGCCTCGACCTCAAGCGCCTGATCGCCGACCACACACAGGCCGCGCGCAAGCTGCTCGGCACCCTGTAA
- a CDS encoding TauD/TfdA family dioxygenase — translation MSNAAQVIPQPGIELDIHPVAGRIGAEIRGVTLSGTLDAATVEAIQAALVKHKVIFFRGQGQLDDAGQEAFAQLLGEPVAHPTVPVEEGTRYLLELDGAQGRRANSWHTDVTFVEAYPKASILRNVEAPAAGGDTVWANTATAYDDLTPELKALADSLWAVHSNEYDYAGIRPNADPARLEEYRKVFTSTLYETEHPVVRVHPVSGERTLLLGHFVKRLKGLSQHDSAHLFAVLQSHVTRLENTVRWRWQPGDVAIWDNRATQHYAVDDYGTQPRIVRRVTLAGEVPVGVDGQRSRTVRKV, via the coding sequence ATGAGCAACGCAGCACAAGTCATTCCGCAACCGGGCATCGAACTCGACATCCATCCGGTGGCCGGCCGCATCGGCGCCGAAATCCGTGGCGTGACCCTTTCCGGCACGCTCGACGCCGCCACCGTCGAGGCGATCCAGGCCGCCCTGGTGAAGCACAAGGTGATCTTCTTCCGAGGCCAGGGCCAGCTCGACGACGCGGGCCAGGAAGCCTTCGCCCAACTGCTCGGCGAGCCGGTGGCGCACCCCACGGTGCCGGTGGAGGAGGGCACCCGTTACCTGCTGGAGCTGGACGGCGCCCAGGGCCGCCGTGCCAACTCCTGGCACACCGACGTGACCTTCGTCGAGGCCTATCCCAAGGCTTCGATCCTGCGAAACGTGGAGGCGCCCGCGGCCGGCGGCGACACCGTGTGGGCCAACACGGCGACCGCCTACGACGACCTGACGCCGGAACTGAAGGCGCTGGCCGATTCGCTCTGGGCGGTGCACAGCAACGAGTACGACTATGCCGGCATCCGCCCGAACGCCGATCCGGCGCGCCTGGAGGAATACCGCAAGGTGTTCACCTCGACCCTCTACGAAACCGAGCACCCGGTGGTGCGCGTGCACCCGGTCAGCGGCGAGCGGACGCTGCTGCTGGGGCACTTCGTCAAACGCCTCAAGGGACTCTCGCAGCACGACTCGGCGCACCTCTTCGCGGTGCTGCAGAGCCACGTCACCCGCCTGGAGAACACCGTGCGCTGGCGCTGGCAGCCGGGCGACGTGGCGATCTGGGACAACCGCGCGACCCAGCACTATGCCGTGGACGATTACGGCACCCAACCGCGCATCGTGCGCCGCGTGACCCTGGCCGGCGAAGTGCCGGTGGGCGTCGACGGGCAGCGCAGCCGGACGGTCAGGAAGGTCTGA
- a CDS encoding LysR family transcriptional regulator, whose translation MDLRQLRYFIALNEHRSFVRAADAMGITQPAFSRSIQGLEQELGCRLVDRASKDLRPTPEGQVVLQHALSLVQGASNLSHAIAQLNKLDSGELRFGCGPAPAQKLVSDAVAQFVRRYPRLHIQFGVDNWERLARNLSREEIEFFVADIRHFEADPNFQTRPLRPRNGLFFCRQGHPLLAKESLSTNDMFAYPLAATLIPPSARKMLANLSGKIDVTANIQCEDMASLVRIVSQTEAIGIAVEEVVSEPMARGELVRLYFRNLPANVDILQARCGIVTRTGDRLSAAARAMIELLVELDGEAA comes from the coding sequence ATGGATCTGCGCCAACTGCGGTACTTCATCGCCCTCAACGAACATCGGAGTTTCGTCCGTGCCGCTGACGCCATGGGCATCACCCAGCCGGCCTTCAGCCGCAGCATCCAGGGCCTGGAACAGGAACTGGGCTGCCGCCTGGTGGACCGCGCCAGCAAGGACCTGCGCCCCACCCCCGAGGGCCAGGTGGTGCTGCAGCACGCGTTGAGCCTGGTGCAGGGCGCGAGCAACCTGAGCCATGCCATCGCCCAGCTGAACAAGCTGGATTCGGGCGAGTTGCGCTTCGGCTGCGGCCCGGCGCCGGCGCAGAAACTGGTGTCCGATGCCGTGGCGCAGTTCGTCCGGCGCTACCCGCGCCTGCACATCCAGTTCGGGGTGGACAACTGGGAGCGCCTGGCGCGCAACCTGAGCCGCGAGGAGATCGAATTCTTCGTCGCCGACATCCGCCACTTCGAAGCCGACCCCAACTTCCAGACCCGCCCGCTCAGGCCGCGCAACGGCCTGTTCTTCTGCCGCCAGGGGCACCCGCTGCTGGCCAAGGAGAGCCTGTCCACCAACGACATGTTCGCCTACCCGCTGGCCGCCACCCTGATCCCGCCCAGCGCGCGCAAGATGCTGGCCAACCTCAGCGGCAAGATCGACGTCACCGCCAACATCCAGTGCGAGGACATGGCCTCGCTGGTGCGCATCGTCAGCCAGACCGAGGCCATCGGCATCGCCGTCGAGGAAGTGGTGAGCGAGCCCATGGCCCGTGGCGAGCTGGTGCGCCTGTACTTCCGCAACCTGCCGGCCAACGTCGACATCCTCCAGGCCCGCTGCGGCATCGTCACCCGCACCGGCGACCGCCTCTCGGCGGCGGCGCGGGCGATGATCGAGTTGCTGGTGGAGTTGGATGGGGAGGCGGCGTGA
- a CDS encoding SDR family oxidoreductase: protein MTLPKSALIIGASRGLGLGLVRELLDRGWDVTATVRDVVHPGELANLPVRVEALLLDDVHSQDRLAEVLAGAHFDLVFINAGIYGPAHQSAIDASPADVGQLFMVNAVAPLRLAERLLPRLNSERGVLAFMTSELGSVAGNESGGMALYRASKAALNSLTRSFVAELGETGITVLNLHPGWVRTDMGGEAAPLDVPTSVKGLADQVETHAGRGGQLYLDYQGTTIDW, encoded by the coding sequence ATGACCCTCCCGAAATCCGCCCTGATCATCGGCGCCTCGCGTGGCCTCGGCCTGGGCCTGGTGCGTGAACTGCTGGACCGTGGCTGGGACGTCACCGCCACCGTGCGCGACGTCGTCCACCCCGGCGAGCTGGCCAATCTGCCGGTGCGCGTCGAAGCCCTGCTGCTGGACGACGTGCACTCCCAGGACCGCCTCGCTGAAGTCCTGGCCGGCGCGCACTTCGACCTCGTCTTCATCAACGCCGGCATCTACGGCCCGGCGCACCAGTCGGCCATCGACGCCAGCCCTGCCGACGTCGGCCAGCTGTTCATGGTCAACGCCGTGGCGCCGCTGCGCCTGGCCGAGCGCCTGCTGCCGCGCCTGAACAGCGAACGCGGCGTGCTGGCCTTCATGACCTCGGAGCTGGGCAGCGTCGCCGGTAACGAATCCGGCGGCATGGCGCTGTACCGGGCGAGCAAGGCGGCGCTCAACTCGCTGACCCGCAGCTTCGTCGCCGAACTGGGGGAAACCGGCATCACAGTGCTCAACCTGCACCCCGGCTGGGTGCGCACCGACATGGGCGGCGAAGCCGCGCCGCTGGATGTTCCGACCAGCGTGAAAGGCCTCGCCGATCAGGTCGAAACCCACGCCGGCCGTGGCGGCCAGTTATACCTGGACTACCAGGGAACGACGATCGACTGGTGA